ACATGTTGGATATCTAATAATCATAAGAACATTGCAATCAATTGATCACTTGGGATGTGCCACAAAGTAATGTTTCACATCATCTTCCTCACTTATGCGTTTGAAAGCTACCCTGATTAACCAAAATACTTTTGTTTCATGTACAACATAAAAAACATTACCTAAATCTACAACATTGTCACTTGTATCGTGAAGGTGCATGTCTTGGATCTGCCTCAAAATTACTTCTTGTTCTTGACTTTATCGAGGCGTGCTTTGCGGACCGCCTCTTGAATCTGCCTCTCATGTTCTTTGAACATGTCTTCAATGTTTCCCCCTGGGGGCATCAATGGACCCGAGTAATGTATCCGTTTAATTCTTGTGCCATAACCCTATATGTCAAATGATGCAAAAATTTGCTCAATACCACATTTACTTTGTTCAAGGAAAAAAAGAACGAAAAACTTATAATTtttcttcagaaaaaaaaaaaaggagatgagGAGATGTCATTACATAATATCTATAAAATTCACTAGAATGAGAAAGGCAGAGTTTGGTTGCAACAATCCGCCATTATATTAAGCATCATACTTCAATTTTCCTACTTACTGTCAAGTTTTGGTCTCAGCACATTTTATGATGGTATCATCAGAACTATTTATGTTAAAGATCGAGATGTAATTATAATGTAAACGTGATGGGGTGATAGAAAATGTATGGGATCAGAACTTACGGATGTCGAATCCTTTCTTCCAATTGTTCCATCTTTCTTTTGGGACGAGGAAGGCCTATCAAGAGCATGCTTTTCCGAGGGCTTAGCCACATCAAGACGATTGTATGTGGAGGTTGCAGTGCTTCTTGCTGCAAATGAACCTGAGATGTCAGCAAAGTCCGCAACCCCTGACTGAGGCCTGTATGACCTCTGTGTCTTCAACTGAGGGTCATTTGGCACCCTCAACGAACTGTATGTACGGCTGGGAACTGGCCGGAGCTCTTCATAATACACTTTCTTAGACCGCGAGGATCCAAATGCGTTAGGGTGTACACCCGATTGGAAGAATCCATTTTGTGATGTTCCTCCAGGAGGTTCGATCGGGAACCCAGACACACTGTCATCTTGCAGATCATACTTTTCACTGATGCTTTTGGGATTTGCCTGTGCACGCCACTTCTGCCCAACAATAACATGAAGAACAAGAGAAATTTGTTGATTTTAAACCTGAGGGGAAATGGACGAGTCCAAAACTGCATGACTGCATAATCTGGCAAATAATTGAGATCCACCATGACAAGTAGATTGTGCCACCTTAACCAGTTCTCTAGAATCAAAGAAGCATTAGCTTGCTTAAGTGCTTATACATGAAGCAGCTAATTCTGAGAATTTTTCTATTTAATTGTGTGTTAAATGCCCAATACAAGAGACATTAAATTTCATCATAATATCTCTTTTATACTGTCCTGATAGATCATAAATTTCTTTTCTTAAAATAAGATATTCATCACAAAACTTCTTGACATTCATTCAACGAGTTGCTCCCAAATTCAAATAGCACTTCGGTTTATTCTTTCCAGAAGCAAACTAACAAAAAGCCCTGCTTCATGACAATGCTTTAACATATTGGTGGTGCTATGTACTAACTAAAGGTGCAGCAgttatatatttatatcatttgTATTCCTTTATGCTTCACATTGAAAGAATTTTAGAATTGCATTATGAATAGGGCATAAAAGGTACCTTCTGTTCCACATTGTCATCCAGCACTGGCATTCCTTTGGACTCTCTTCTTCCCAACCTGACACATTCAGATCCACGTCCATGGACAACTTCTGCTCTTTGCCTGCAGAGTTTCACAATGCACAAAGTGAATGTGTCAGCAATCAACAAAAACTGTAGCCAATTCCTCACATTTTTGCACAAGTATCTGGGGTGGTGTATGTGAACAAATACCTCGCCTCAGCTGCAAGCTTAGCGTCATACTCCTTGCTCGGCGGATATTTAGGCAAAATTGAAGGGTCACAGGCAAATGGCTTTGTTAAGAAGAACTGAAATATATGGTCACAAAATTATCAGATGGAAAGGAGAAACATAGTATATAAGCCTGGAAAAGGTTGCAGTAAATAAAGAAACCATATTCTAGTTCAAATTTACTAAATCATCATCACATCAAAGGTGTTTTACATCAGTCAGGCATCATCTAGAGCACAACACAGAACAAAGAAACACCCATGCACAGTCACAAATTCTAAAACCCTCAACTGGTCAGACTAAAATTACAGCATGAGACATATTTAGAGCAAGCAATAGATATTAAATAAGCAGATCACCTTAAGCTAGTGTGATAGTCATACAAGTCTACATGACAAGATACTGATTTAAGGAATTCTGGGCATAAAAGCAGATAAAAGAAGAATATCATTATGCTTCAAAGCTTTAAGCTACATATTCCAGTTACCAGAAATAAGGTGTGACAACTCACCTCACTCCCGAGGGCTGAGATGGCAGTTCCCCTTTTGGCTGGCTCTATAGAAAGTAGAGAATCCAAAAGCGATAAAGCTGAAGGTGGAAAATCCTTAAAGGTCTCAGCAACACAACGCCTATATTGATGCTGAGGTTTGAAAACGGTTGCATGTGGCAGCTTGGACTTCCTCCAGTACTCATCTGATGGGGAACCACAGAGCTTGAAAATCTTGTGCAGCTGTTCCACCTAAAAATGGTTTACCACCAATAGTTTAGAGTCTTTAGACAACAAATTAATTACCAAAAGAACAACAATTACCAATGCAATATAAAAGAGAAACACGATAGGATAGAGAAAACCAGCtttcaaaaaaaaaggagaaaattagCCTGCATTTTGGAAAAGGAAATCAAGTTTTCCACAAAACAACAGCAGGACTTCAAATTTCACTTCAGCCATATCTGTAACCCAAGTTTTATACTTTGCAGAATTTCTGATTACTTTCTTTAAGATTAATAATGCTTCTGTTGCATCAATATAAATCCAGTTAACATTGTCAGCGGACAAAGTAGTTGCATAAGGTCTTATGTCTAACAGTTTAGttaaaaaaacacaaaaactttcAAGCATTCAAGCTATGTAAAACATTCCACATCTAGTAAAATTTTgcataatttatttaaataattcatTTGTCATGGAACTTCCATGTATTTACTATCATCTGTTCTAACTGAAAATTAAGCAAACACAGAAAATGACAAACCTCGGTTCTTCCAGGCATAATTGGTTTCCCAGCAAGTAGTTCTGCAAGGATGCAACCAGTGCTCCACAAATCAACAGCAGCACCATACTCTGTGGCACCAAGCAAAAGCTCAGGAGGCCTATACCACAAGGTTACCACACGACTTGTTAACTGCTGTTTCTGGTCAGGACGGAAGAATGTTGCAAGGCCAAAATCTGCTATTCTGAGTATCCCATTATCATCAATTAATAGATTTGAACCCTTGATATCTCGATGCAGAATCCAATGACTATGGCAGTGGGCAAGGCCTTCGAGTAGTTGTCTCATATAACACTTAATCTGGAATTGACAGAATGGTGGTCATAAAAATACATGTTCCAGGAAATGAAGAAGTAGAATAAAGGTTTTTAGCTATAACATCAGTTGTCAAAATCATGAGAGCATACCTGTGGTTCACTGAACTTGATACCAGGCCTTGCTGCAAGTCCAGCAAGATCATGCTCCAGGTACTCAAACACAAGGTACAAGTTGCAAGACATCCGTGATGTAACTATACCTTCAAGCTTTATAACATTCGGGTGATCAAGTTTACGCAAAATATGAATTTCCCTAGCCATAAATCGGACGCTTTCAGGATCCATATTAAAAAATCGCACTTTTTTTAGTGCAACAATTTTGCCAGTTTCAAGATCACGGGCTCTGTAAACATTACTATAAGTTCCTTGTCCAATCTGAAATGAAATGAATTTAATAAAAGATCAAATAAGTTGTGTCATTACTGAAGATGGAATATTTCTCATATTATGTTCTTATATTCCCATAAAACTCATATTATGTTCCCACTAAAATATATCTACATGAATTGataaatgaatcaaaataatGTTAAAAAGGATGACATTCGACTGGTAATCCATGTCTACAAAATTGTGCAGAAAACTGATATATTTGAGAAATATCTTAATTAGAGGTACAGATGATTCTGACAAAAGTATTTTGATCAGAGGTTCTTACCAAAGTTAGCTGGAATCTTAATTTTTGTGAATACAGTTTTCTTGTCAGTTTTAGAATCAGTAAACTCAATTAAGTATCATCATAGTTATGTTTGCCATGAGGACAAATATTTCTTGGTTCTGGCCATACATTTCTAAACAGATGTTGGCCATCAGGACAAATATCCACATTCGTTTACaaacaaaacagaaaagaaaaattaaacacATGGAATTTTAGGCATCCTGGTTAGCGTTGAGGATTTAGATATCTCATTACAGTAATTGCAACAGagtaatatattaatacatctttttgtttatcttatttatttaatttcacTTGATTTACTAAATCTTGTGCAATCAGAATGACTTCAATGCTCCACTCTTCATAAGGACATTGCTGTGCTCTTGTTTATGATACTAACCATGATATAGTGGCACCCTAGagggaaaagaaagaaataagaaatgTAATACCCCGATCCGATTAGTCCTACGATGCCTGTGGAGTAAACTTTGAATACTACGTGAATTACAACCTACTCCCAATTTGTGTGTCCCCTTTTTTGGAGGCGTAGCCCATGTGGTTTTAGGCTTGGGTGATACAACAAATAATCAGAATCATGATCTACTGGCATTACGATAAGAAGAATCAAGAAGTCCGGCTTCAAGGAAGTCTTCAGCATGATAAGACTAGACTAAATGTTAAAATGCTGCTCATAGAATATCATAGTCTATATGGAACCTGTCTCCATCTCAACTTGTGGTCATCAGATCATATTACAAGTCTAGAAGAGGTGAATCATTTAAATGAGATAGGTACAAATTAGAATTCTAACCTTGTCTAATTTCTTAAATGAATTTGCTTTCCTTGGCAACCACCCCTTTACTGCTTCCCCTGCCACAGACACGAGCCAAGAAGGCCAGCCTGCTGCAACATGCTCTCTTGCAGACCCACTGGGCACATCTACAATTCTTAAGTTTTCTTGTATATTACTTGAGACACCAATAGCTTCAGAACCTTCTCTATGTGCTCCAACATCTGCAGTAGCCTGTCTCTGATGCGTCTGAACTTTCCTAGTCCTGTCAGCAACAGCGGCAACCTTCTTCTCCCCTTGATCCAGTGATAGAGACAGGGTGGTGGCTGCATTGTCCTGTATCTTAGATGCAAATCTTGAAGTACTGCAATGGCTTCCGTTAATTGCAACATCGATAATGGCAGCCACTACCTCATCCTTCTTCGTAAGGGTAGCTAATCGACTCAAGGACTTGCTCCGATGTATCGCCGCACCCTCTTCCAAGTCGATATCTTTGGAACAAATGCAGCCCATTACCAGAAAGACAGGATGCCCTCTACCTTATTTCCAAATGTATCAGTCCACAATAAGGTGCATTCATTTCTGGAACTAAAGCTGCCAACTGCCTTCCAACTCTTATAAGGATGTAGTTACAATCTTGAATTGGCAATCCTCACATTCAAAGCGAACAAACACAATCCTTCCGAAACCTCCAGGAATGGATCAATGCCATCTACTAAAACTATACTAGAATCAAACATGATGAAATTATCTTCAAACCGGAAATTCTCTCATGGACTTCGAAGTCAAGCTATCATGCCATCAAATCCAAACACAAAATCCGAAAAAGCTGCCCCCTCTAGAGATAACAGGAACATAACAAGCCCGTGAACCCTAGGAGAAAGAAGCCGCGGGGATCGTTGAAACCGGATCAAGATCCCACCTTGACGCGGGAATCACGGGAGGAACTGGCTGAAGCAGCGATCGCCAGATCATTCCCCATTATCTGTATTACGGCGAAGCTTTCCGCACCATAGGTGCCCCCTTCTTCATCTTCCCGTGATAGAACCGAGGGAAGGGCGGAGAAGACGATCAGAAACGACCACACAACCCAGCATCAAAAAAATCAGATACTTCTTTGTTTGATCTAAAGAAAAGGGatcaaagaagagagaaaaggaaTCAAAGCTGCAGTCGGATCCACGTCGCTCGAAACTCTCGCCAAGCCTATGGATTTCTCTCGCTTCCCACAGCTTGCATTCTGTCAGCGCGCGCGCGCGCGTGCGCGAGGGGAGCACGACGTTGATATGACCCCATCGAGAGTTCCTTCAGCGACGTGCGCGCCAACTAGTAATGTGTTTccctatatataaatacatatatacatatttataccatTATTGCCCTCCTACAAAGATTACCCTCCACAAGAGGAACTCATCTTTGTGGGTCCCCATAAACATGAAACATCTAAATCATGCCGTGATGTGATGTACACGTAGGCTGTTCAATAATTCCTCCATATTACCGTTGAGAAAAAATGTGAGACGAAATAGTGGAGGCAAATCACTTTTCAATGTCTCGAATTAAATATCCCTAAATATTCCAAGAACAACTTAGTCTATGAAGttgaattaaatttttttgacATGTTTTGTTCTTACTTCTTCAAATggtttgttttaatttttctaaACGCATTTAATGCGTATAGAAATtttggaagatgccacttggcttTTATGATCATGTTCTTATTCGTTTATTTTACTTCAATTACTCTTAAATCAAATGTTATGAGAGTAGGCGCCACGTCTAAAGACATGCCTCGAGACGTTGCCAATAGTTTGAACAATCAAATACACAAGTTGGAATAACAAGGGTAAGTCTTGTCTTTGATTTGTTCTCTAAATCTCTCTTTTTAAAGCCAGGCTAAAATAAGAGTTGTTCTTATTGTCATTGATTTAGGTTGTTCTCTAAGATTCAAGTACTCTATCTATGCAAAATTAACACTGAAAGCATTATAAACTCATACCTTGTGCCATCATGGTCGCTGGCATTATGTTCACAGTATCTACTGGGATTGCTTTGATCAGCAGCATCCTCTCAGAAAATTTGCTGAGAAATAGATACAGAGTTCAACCAATAATGTGAGAAGGAACCATAAAAAGGACTGGGAACTGAAGAATTATATTTTGCTGGTAACAAAATTAAGTTTTATAGAATTAGAAAACAAAATAAACTCCCTAGGGTTCATGAAGCCAGGTCGGAATTCATGAAGATGGATGCAGCAACTATGATGCGTGAAGGATCGAGACTGTTTGCATAAGCTTGAATCCTCAGCGAAGTAACTGTGTCATATAATGCAGAAATCCACAATTTCGATCAACCATGCTGCTTTTGTGCTTTTGAAATGGAGTACAGAATTTTCATCTAAAGGCCAAGGTTGGGTAGATTCATTGGAAGATGCTGGTGTGAAGCTACCCTTTGTTCGTGTAGTGGCCAGCGAGCAGCTCTGGAAGGAGGTAATTGTGATGCTGAACTGTTGTGTTGTAAAGATTCACCATTCAAGCTTGTTGCACTTCAGGAGTTCAAGAAACATGACTGTacattatgtttaatgaaatatgtttccGGAATCATGAACATATAGAACATACTGGAGTACAAAATATTCTTGCATTGCCAGGTGAAAGAGAGATTTATTACAACCACTCAGCAAGCCTCAAATTTTGCTTCAGCATCCTAATTATTTCCCGGATGATTGCTTGCATGATGATAGAGAGGATAACTTGTTCAAGGTTAAAAATAGAGGACCATGTCATAAGAAATTGAAATGTTTGGTGATACCATATCTTAAGGAATTGAAATGATGAGTGCTGATGATGATCTCTGCAAATTAGCAACATTTGGAACATAATTTTATTAAGAAGTAACCTGTAAGAGAAACtttcacattttttttttctctaggtTAAATAGATCAATCTATACTAAGAAAATATGATTAACCACCATGGCTTAAGTTTCAGGCAATATGTAAAATGGAACTATCACAAGCAAGGATCTTGATATTCACAAAGAAACTTTCTCTGCCCTTGCCCAGCCATGGCGGTGTAATTTTGGAATGTAATTCTGATTTGAAAAGGCCTTAAATTAAAGATTGTATATCACAGCTAACTGGCAAAAACTGGAATcaaatatctatttttttttttcctggttCATGAAAAACTTTGAAGACGAAGATGATTGATGACAAAGGCTAAAACACTGCCTAAGAACTTTTTTATATAATGCAAGTCAGATACTCTGATTGCCAAAGCCAACACTTCACTGTAGCATAATTCAATTAACAATGCACATAGTTCGGAATACACAACAAAGTATAACCAGAAAATGTTGAACAATGGTGCATGACTGTGTGGTTACAAAAATCAGATATCCAAATTCTGGACTTATATATGGGATTGTCAGTCCATAATTATAATTTAGCTATGTTCAGATCAAAGACCATCCTataattcatataagcatgtaaATATCTCTGATGCACATTCCAGCAATTTGttgaaatataatataatttgaatcaagaaatatttaaaattataagggATAGTTCAGTGGATATCTCAGgggaaaaa
The window above is part of the Musa acuminata AAA Group cultivar baxijiao chromosome BXJ2-6, Cavendish_Baxijiao_AAA, whole genome shotgun sequence genome. Proteins encoded here:
- the LOC103988053 gene encoding probable serine/threonine-protein kinase At1g54610 isoform X1 — its product is MGCICSKDIDLEEGAAIHRSKSLSRLATLTKKDEVVAAIIDVAINGSHCSTSRFASKIQDNAATTLSLSLDQGEKKVAAVADRTRKVQTHQRQATADVGAHREGSEAIGVSSNIQENLRIVDVPSGSAREHVAAGWPSWLVSVAGEAVKGWLPRKANSFKKLDKIGQGTYSNVYRARDLETGKIVALKKVRFFNMDPESVRFMAREIHILRKLDHPNVIKLEGIVTSRMSCNLYLVFEYLEHDLAGLAARPGIKFSEPQIKCYMRQLLEGLAHCHSHWILHRDIKGSNLLIDDNGILRIADFGLATFFRPDQKQQLTSRVVTLWYRPPELLLGATEYGAAVDLWSTGCILAELLAGKPIMPGRTEVEQLHKIFKLCGSPSDEYWRKSKLPHATVFKPQHQYRRCVAETFKDFPPSALSLLDSLLSIEPAKRGTAISALGSEFFLTKPFACDPSILPKYPPSKEYDAKLAAEARQRAEVVHGRGSECVRLGRRESKGMPVLDDNVEQKKWRAQANPKSISEKYDLQDDSVSGFPIEPPGGTSQNGFFQSGVHPNAFGSSRSKKVYYEELRPVPSRTYSSLRVPNDPQLKTQRSYRPQSGVADFADISGSFAARSTATSTYNRLDVAKPSEKHALDRPSSSQKKDGTIGRKDSTSGYGTRIKRIHYSGPLMPPGGNIEDMFKEHERQIQEAVRKARLDKVKNKK
- the LOC103988053 gene encoding probable serine/threonine-protein kinase At1g09600 isoform X3, producing MDPESVRFMAREIHILRKLDHPNVIKLEGIVTSRMSCNLYLVFEYLEHDLAGLAARPGIKFSEPQIKCYMRQLLEGLAHCHSHWILHRDIKGSNLLIDDNGILRIADFGLATFFRPDQKQQLTSRVVTLWYRPPELLLGATEYGAAVDLWSTGCILAELLAGKPIMPGRTEVEQLHKIFKLCGSPSDEYWRKSKLPHATVFKPQHQYRRCVAETFKDFPPSALSLLDSLLSIEPAKRGTAISALGSEFFLTKPFACDPSILPKYPPSKEYDAKLAAEARQRAEVVHGRGSECVRLGRRESKGMPVLDDNVEQKKWRAQANPKSISEKYDLQDDSVSGFPIEPPGGTSQNGFFQSGVHPNAFGSSRSKKVYYEELRPVPSRTYSSLRVPNDPQLKTQRSYRPQSGVADFADISGSFAARSTATSTYNRLDVAKPSEKHALDRPSSSQKKDGTIGRKDSTSGYGTRIKRIHYSGPLMPPGGNIEDMFKEHERQIQEAVRKARLDKVKNKK
- the LOC103988053 gene encoding probable serine/threonine-protein kinase At1g54610 isoform X2, translated to MGCICSKDIDLEEGAAIHRSKSLSRLATLTKKDEVVAAIIDVAINGSHCSTSRFASKIQDNAATTLSLSLDQGEKKVAAVADRTRKVQTHQRQATADVGAHREGSEAIGVSSNIQENLRIVDVPSGSAREHVAAGWPSWLVSVAGEAVKGWLPRKANSFKKLDKIGQGTYSNVYRARDLETGKIVALKKVRFFNMDPESVRFMAREIHILRKLDHPNVIKLEGIVTSRMSCNLYLVFEYLEHDLAGLAARPGIKFSEPQIKCYMRQLLEGLAHCHSHWILHRDIKGSNLLIDDNGILRIADFGLATFFRPDQKQQLTSRVVTLWYRPPELLLGATEYGAAVDLWSTGCILAELLAGKPIMPGRTEVEQLHKIFKLCGSPSDEYWRKSKLPHATVFKPQHQYRRCVAETFKDFPPSALSLLDSLLSIEPAKRGTAISALGSEFFLTKPFACDPSILPKYPPSKEYDAKLAAEARQRAEVVHGRGSECVRLGRRESKGMPVLDDNVEQKWRAQANPKSISEKYDLQDDSVSGFPIEPPGGTSQNGFFQSGVHPNAFGSSRSKKVYYEELRPVPSRTYSSLRVPNDPQLKTQRSYRPQSGVADFADISGSFAARSTATSTYNRLDVAKPSEKHALDRPSSSQKKDGTIGRKDSTSGYGTRIKRIHYSGPLMPPGGNIEDMFKEHERQIQEAVRKARLDKVKNKK